The DNA sequence TAAGGCCGACAAGCAAACGATTTTTGCCCGAGGCTTGCACGTCCCGACTGGGATCGAACTGGGAGACGGTGGCGCTTATGTCGCCCAGCAGCCCAACCTGGTGTTTATCAAAGATACCGACGGCGACGACATCGCCGACGATTACTCCTTCCGCCTCCACGGGTTCGACTCGGCCGACTCGCACCACTCGATCAGCGCCTTCACCTGGGGCCCCGACGGCGCGCTTTACTTCCAGGAAGGCACGTTCCACCACTCTCAGATCGAGACCCCCCACGGCCCGACCCGCGTCAAGAACGCCGGGGTGTTCCGCTACGAGCCGTTGACCGAGAAGCTGGACATCTTCGTCTCCTACCCGTTTGCCAACCCCTGGGGCCACTACTTCGACCGTTGGGGCCAGAACTTCGTGGCCGACGCCTCCGGTGGTGCGAATTACTACGGCACTGCCTTCTCCGGCGATGTCGATTACCCGCGCAAGCATCCGAGGCTCAACGAGTTCCTCGTCAAGCAATGGCGGCCGACCTCCGGTTGCGAACTGGTTTCCAGCCGCAACTTCCCGGATGAGATGCAGGGCAACTACCTGATCAACAACTGCATCGGCTTTCACGGCGTCCTCAACTACGCGATGCGCGAGGAAGACTCGGGCTTCGCGGCCGACCCGGCCGAGCCGCTCCTGCGGTCAAGCGACACCAACTTCCGCCCGGTCGATCTCGAATTTGGTCCCGATGGTGCCCTCTACCTCGTCGACTGGTTCAACCCGCTGATCGGCCACATGCAGCACTCGATTCGCGACCCGAACCGCGACGCCATTCACGGCCGGATCTGGCGGATCCATTACACCGGCAAGCCCCTGGTCGAACCGGCCAAGATCGCCGGTGAGCCGATCCCGGCCCTGCTCGACCTACTCAAGGAATACGAGGACCGTACCCGCTACCGAGCCCGGATCGAGCTGCGAACCCGAGACACCGACGAGGTCCTCTCCGCCCTCAAGGACTGGGTCGCCAACCTCGACCAGAACGATCCCGAGTACTGGCGTCACATGCTCGAAGCCCTCTGGGTCCACCAGCAGCACGACGTCGTCGATCAGGACTTCCTGCGAACCCTTCTGACTTGCCCCGAGCCAAAGACCCGCGCCGCCGCCACCCGAGTGCTCGGCTACTGGCGAGACCGGCTCGACGACCCGCTCGGCTTGCTTCAGCAGCAGGTCAACGACGATCACCCCCGCGTCCGGCTCGAAGCCGTCCGCGCCCTGAGCTTCTTCAAGGGTGAAGACGCTCTCCTCGCTCAGGAAATCGCCCTCGAATCGCTCCTTCATCCCCAGGATTACTACCTGGAATACACCCTGAATGAGACGAATGCGACGCTGAGCGAGCGCATCCTGAAGCTCACTTCCGAGGAATGATCCTGACTGGATTCTGAGGGGTGGGTCCTTGCCTGCTTCCTCATAAGAGCCGTCTGCCTGCTTCCTCATAGAGCCGTCCCTGAGACGCTCCCCTCCCAACCCTCTCCCCCGTTCGCGGGGGAGAAGGTGGCCGGAGGCCGGGTGAGGGGGCTCCGGCCGGCTCGCAAGCTGCACCGTCCTCACGCTGGTCCCCTCACCACAATCCTTTCCCCCGCAATCGGAGGCGAGGGTGACGGACCCAACGTCTCGCGACAATCACCGACTCGACTTTCTCCTGCTGCAGTGATCCAACCCCGCCCCTTTCCCCCTCCTGAACCGCCCTCGAAGCCCGACCGAGGTTTCCCGATGATGCCGACCCTTTCGTCGCTCCCAAGAAGATCAACCTGCCTTCGTCTCTCGATGCTTGTCGTCCCGATGCTTCTGGCCGGTCTCCCTGTCGCCGTCCGTGCTCAGGAACAGGAAAGTGCGATGGTCCGGATGCTCCGGAGCGGACGGGTCCCTGATGATCGTCAGGGGACGCTCATCACCCTGATTGGCCGTCAGGGGTCTCCCACCGACCTCGGCTTCCTGCTCGAACTGGCCACCGATCCGGACCTTGCGTCCGACGCCAACCGTCGTCTCGCCATCGAGGCCCTGACCCAGGCCGCCCGCAACCGAAGCGTTTTCCCTGAGGGGGATCGAACCCGGATTGCCGCCCTCATCCAGGGGGACGCCGCCCTGGACGATGACGAGGCCCGCCTCTCGGCCATCCAGCTCGCTGGTGCCTGGAAGGTCGAGGAGGCCAGTGAAACCCTCGCCGTCATCGCCGCCAACTCCGACGACCCCCGAGCTTTGCGTGAGGCGTCGCTGATCGCCCTTGCCGAGATCGGTGGCCCCGCCAGCTGCAAGGCGATCGAATCGCTCGCCAGTCCCGAACAGCCGCTCTCTGTCCGGGTTCCGGCAATCGCCGCTCTGGTCAGCCTCGATGTCGATGCCGCCGCCGGTCGGGCCGTAGCCGCGCTAGCCGAGGGAATCGGCGATCTCGACGACGTTGCTCCCCTAATGAGCGCCTTCCTTGACCGCCAGGTCGGTCCCGAACGACTCGCAGCCGAGATCCGTACGCAAAGGCTCGCCGCCGATCCGGCCAAAGTGGCCCTCCGCTATCTCTACTCGGTGGGTCGGACGGACGCCCCGCTCGTCTCGGCCCTCAGCGATGCCGCCGGCATCAACGCCGATCCTGAGCCCCTGTCGGACGCCGAAATGCAAGCAATGATCGCCGACGTCCGAACCCACGGCGACCCCGAGCGCGGCGAGCGCATCTTCCGTCGCGAGGACGTCAACTGCACCAAGTGCCACGCCATCAGCGGAGCCGGCGGCAACGTCGGTCCCGACCTCAGTGCGATCGGCGCGAGTTCACCTCCCGATTACTTGATTCGGTCGATCATCTATCCCGAAGAAGCGGTCAAGGAGGAGTACGGGGTTAAGACCGTCCTGACGATCGACGGTCAAATCTTCCAGGGGGTGATCAAGGAGTCGAGCGCCGAACGTCTCGTCCTCCGAGAGGCGACGGGAGTGGACCGCGTCATCCCCGTGGATGACATCGAGGACGAGAAAGCCGGCGGCTCGATCATGCCCGCCGGCCTGGTCAACTTCCTCACCCGAGACGAATTCGTCGATCTCGTCGCCTTCCTCGATCAGCTTGGCAAGCCCGGTCCGTATGCCATCCGAGCCACCCCTTCGATCCAGCGGTGGGGTGTCCTCCCCTGGCCCGACTCCGGCTCCGAGCTCGATCCCGACACCGCCGCCTCGGCCAATGTGGCCGAACTTCCGCCCTCGGTTGCTCAGGTTGATCCCGCCGACTGGCGACCCGCCTACGGAATGACCGGGGGCACCTTGCCGCTTGATGAAGTGACCCGAATGGTCGATGCCCCCGTGCTTGCCCTGCGAGGCGAGGTCGATGTGACCCGGTCGGGGTCCATCACCTTCTCGATCGACTCAGCCGAGGGGCTTTCCCTCTGGCTCGACGGTCAGCCGATTGACGCCGCGGACACTGTCTCAGCCGATCTCGACCCCGGTCGACACGCCCTTGTCATCCGGGTGAACACCGAGGAACGTGCCGCGGACGGAATCAAGGTTGAGCTGGCTCGTTCCGCAGACTCGCGCGCCGATTTCACCGTCGTGGGCGGACCCTGAGCAACATCGGTAGACCCCACCAGGAGGGTGTCTCCTACGATCGGACAGGCGGAACGCGATCCGCTCAGGTCCGTTGTTGACCTGTCGTGCGCCTGGAGAGTTCCGCTTGCCCGATGCTCCGACTCCGCTACAATCCGGGCCGGATACGGAACGGAACACACTCGACCCGCGAACTCACGGAGGATTCGCCGTTGAGCGGGCGCAAACGTCGAGTCGTGGCGATTCTCGTGGCCGCCATCCTCTGCGCGCTGGCCATTGATCATCGTCACGAACTGTTCGAGAAGCGAGTGAGGGTGATCGCCCCCGGCCAACTGGTCCGGGGAGCCTGGCAGCGACCCTGGCCGTTGCGGCGGTTGATCGATCGCGAACGGGTGCGCACCATTGTCACCCTCACGGCCATCAACACGCACGACCCGAAGTACGTCATGCAACGCAAGGTCGTCGATCAGTCGGGCGTCGACTGGATCATTGTTCCCATGCGAGGCTCGACCGCCACGATTGATCAGCTTGCCGAAACTGCCGATCTGTTGGCCGATCCCGCTCGCCAGCCGGTCTTCTTCCACTGCGTTGCCGGTCATCATCGGACGAATCTTGCCCTGGCGGCTTACCGAATCCGACACGACGGCTGGTCGGCCGAGCAGGCATGGTCTGAACTCTTGCAGTTTCCCTGGACGAGAGCCGAGGCCGACGCCGACGACCTCCGCCTGATCGAAGCCTTTGCCGCGGTCCACCGCGGCCGAGGCAAGGAGTTGCAGCATGCCCCGGAAGCGGATCTTGCGGACGATCTCCCGAAGCCTGGCGGTTCTGGTATCGTTGCTCGTGATCCTCATCGCCTGGCGATGGACGACGGGCAACGTCGGCACCGTTGAACCCGGCTCAATCTACCGGTCAGCCCAGCTCGACGCCGACTCTCTCTCTCGGCTCATCCGATCGAAAGGGATTCGGACGGTGCTCAACCTCCGCGGGCCCAATCCCGCCTCCTCCTGGTATCCTCCCGAGCGCGAGGCGACCATAAAGGCCGGTGCCACGTTGATCGACGTGCCCATGTCGTCCGACTACTGGCTGACTCCGGAGCAGGCCAACGAGCTGATCTCACTGTTCGACTCGGCCGAACGTCCCCTCCTGGTCCATTGCCAGTTCGGGTCCGAGCGGACCGGCCTTGTCTCCTCGATCGCCACCTTACTCCGACCCGGCAGTACTCTGTCCGAGGCGAGGAAACAGTTCTCCCTCTACTATCTCTTCCTGCCCCTGGAGGATGGCGTGGTGATGCAGGGGCATCTTCGGCAATATGAGCAATGGCTCGAAGCCGAAGGCCGATCGCATAATTCCGAAACCTTCCGCAAATGGTTCGCCCGTTCGTATCAGCCCGGCACGCCGAACCGGTCACTCTGGCCCTACAACCCCTATCCGCTCCGCGTCGTCACCCGGCCTGAGGACGCGGCAGCCCGTTACTGACGCGAAAGCCCTCGGAGCCCCAGACGATGCCGGAGAGTCATGAGATCGAAATCCGGGTTCGCTATGCCGAAACCGATCGGATGGGCCTGCTGCATCACGCTAACTATCTTGTCTACTTCGAAATGGGCCGAACCGAATTGCTCCGCAGCCGAGGCGTGTCATATCGCGACGTGGAAGACTCGGGCTTCTTGCTCGTCCTCGTCGATCTCGGCTGCAAGTACAAACGGCCGGCCCGCTACGACGATCTCCTGATCCTACGCACCTCTGTCGAGCGGGTGACGCACGTCAAGATTATTCACCGATACGAGTTACGGCGAGACAGCGAACTCCTGGCCGAGGGGCATTCCACCCTCGCCTGCATCGATCGGTCCGGACGTCCGCAGCCCTTGCCCGCCTTGCTTCGGGGGGGAGAACAGGGCGATCCCTACTGATCGCCCCACCTGTGCCTCAAGGGATCAGGCCCCCTCAACCTCCTCGCCGAAGAACGTTTCAGCCTCCTTGACCACCGAGGCATAAATCGCCTCAGCCTGGGCTTGATCAAGCCCGACCAGAACCCGGGCCAGGTCAAGCTTGCGCCGTTCTCGCTCGGAGAAGACCCGATCGGCCACCGCCCGACGTACGAGCAACGTGAACTCTTCGAGCATCAAGTGCCGCATCCAGGACTCTTCAAAGCCCTTGGCACGCCCCTCCCGAACAAGCTGTTCCCAGCGAGGCTCGGAATCGGGCAGTTCATCCAGAATGTGTTTGAGTTTCCGGAGCCACTGGGTCCGGTCGTAGTCCAGAGGCGCCCCTTCCGGAGTCAATCGAGTCGGCTGGTCGGTCGCCATCTCGTCCTCAGCCAGTCCCCACGCTTCGAGCAATTTCGCCCGAGAGCGATCATCGAGGGCTGAGGCCCGGTCTCGGGCACCGTGAAGAAGGTCGAAAAAACCCATTGATCCTGCCCCCCAGAACCGGTCAGGTCGCTCATTTGTGCGGGGTCCCGACCTTGAAATCATAACCGATCATCCAGAACGCAATGTCCGGCAATCAACGCCCTGGTCAAGATGGAATCCTTCAACGGTTGGCCGGGCCGGGCCGCAACCACATGATGGCATTGTGTTTGCACCATTAGTGCGGACAGCGGCGTGTCCATGCACCCGCCGCATCGCGAAGTTCCCGTGCCGGGGACCGTTTTCTGTCCGTGATCCAGTGAGCGATTCGCACCCCTGTTCCCGAGAATTCTCGGGAAAACGCGTTGAATAAGCGTTCAACATCACCGATAATGCCATGCACGAGAATCTCTGACCATCCCTCCCCCATTCTGCTTTTCGAAGATCATTCCTCCCTGCCGGTTTGTCACTCCCCAAAGGTTCCGAGGTCAGCCAGTCTCATGATTTATCGGCATCGACCGCAATTCCTCGTCACTGCCTCACTGTTCGCGCTGCTGGCCGCTCTCCCCTCGGTTCAAGCCGACGACAACCTGGCTGCCGCGGCTGATGCCTACAAGGATCGCATCGTTCCCCTGCTGAAGACCTACTGCTATTCCTGCCATAGCAACGACAAGCAAGAAGCGGGCCTGAACCTCGAAGCCTATCCCGACGTGGACTCGATCGTAAAAGATCGCGCCCAATGGGAAACGATTCAGTATTTCATCGAAGATGGCGACATGCCTCCGGTCGATGTCGAGCCCAGGCCCCTCGAAGAAGAGGCTCGCGAACTGACCGAGTGGATCGAGGCCACGCTTTCCCAGATCGACTGCAATCTCGTCGAGCCCGGCAGCGTCACCCTCCGTCGCCTCAACCGCGCCGAATATAACTTCACGATCCAGGACTTGCTGGGCCTTGAGTTTCAACCCGCCGATGACTTCCCGGCCGACGACGTCGGCTACGGCTTCGACAACATCGGCGATGTTCTGACCCTCGACCCCTTGCTTCTGGAAAAATACCTGACCGCTGCGGAGGAGATCAGCCGCCGAGCCATCGATGTCTCCGGCCCCGGACCCGGCAAGACGATTCAGTATTACAATCGACTCCTCCGCGAGAAGGGGGGCGAATCCCTCGGTGACGATCAAATACTCACCTCCAATGGTGAGCTTACGATCGAACACGACTTTCCGAGCGACGGTCGTTACATTCTGAAAGTTCGCGCCTATGGTCATCAGGCAGGACCCGAGCCTGTAAAAATGGCCATCCGACTTGATGGTGAGACCGTCACAGAGTTCGACGTCGAGGCGAAGGAGAAACACAAGACATACGAGGTTCCCATCACCGTTCAGGCCGGGACCAAACGCTTCGCCGTCGCCTTTCTCAACGATTATTACAAGCCCGACGCGGACGATCCCAACGAACGTGGCGATCGGAACTTGATCATCAATCGCCTCGAAGTCCAGGGCCCCACCGACCCGGTCGCTTCCAAAGACCTGGCCACGCTCAAGGACGATGCCGGCGGCAAGGATTATGGCGGCATCGGCCGCATTCTGGCCACCCATGGCGAAGTCGCCTTCGACCACTCGTTCAAACGCGACGGAGAATACCGCATCCGGGTCCGCGCCTTCGGCCATCAGGCCGGCCCCGATCCAGCCCGCATGGGCATCAAGATCGACGGCGAAACCATCGATGTCGTCGACGTCATCGCAACCGAAGACGAACCTGACACCTACGAGGCCCGCGTCCTCATCTCCAGCGGAACTCGATCGGTCGCCCTGGCGTTCCTCAATGACTACTACAACACCGACCACGCAGACGAAAGCCTCCGAGGCGACCGAAACCTGGTCGTCGATCGCGTTCAGATCGTCGGGCCAGTCGAGTCCTACTACGCCGCGTTGCCGGAGTCGCACCGCCGAATCATTGCGGAACCGGCCCTGAGCGGCTCATATGAGCAGGTTGCCCGCAAGAGCATTCGCCGCTTCACCAATCGCGCCTTTCGTCGACCAGCCTCGGAGCACGAAGTCGAGCGTCTGATGGATCTCTTCCGTCTCGTTCGTCGCGATGGCGGATCGTTTGAGGAAGCCATGCAACTGGCCGTCCAGGCCGTACTCGTCTCCCCGCACTTCCTCTTTCGGGTCGAGTACGGATCGGCTCCCGACCCCGACGCTCCCGAAGGCGTCCGTCCCCTGAGCGACTGGGAGCTGGCCTCCCGGCTCTCCTACTTCCTCTGGTCGAGCATGCCCGACGAAGCCCTCTTTCGGGCCGCTTACGAGGGCAAGCTCCGCGATCCGAGCGAGCTGGAACGCCAGACCCTCCGCATGCTCGACGACCCGAAAGCCTCCCGCTTCATCCAGCGGTTCGCCGGCCAGTGGCTCCAGATTCAGAACCTCGCGACGGTCAATCCCGACCCGGCCCGCTTCCCTGACTTTGACGACCCACTCCGCGAGGCCATGCGGCGCGAAACCGAACTGTTCTTTGAGGCTGTCGTCCGCGAAGACCGCAGCATTCTCGACCTCCTCGATGCGAACGAGACTTTCCTGAACGAGCGCCTCGCCCGGCACTATGGCATCCCCGAAGTAACCGGCGACGAGTTCCGTCGCGTATCCTTGCCCGCTGATTCACCCCGAGGCGGCATCCTGACCCACGCGAGCATCCTCACGATTACCTCGAACCCGACTCGGACCTCTCCCGTCAAGCGCGGCAAGTATATCCTCGATCAGATCCTCGGGACGCCTCCTCCTCCCCCTCCTCCCGACGTCCCCGAGCTGGAAGAAGGCCCCGAGCTGACCGGAACGCTCCGCGAACGGATGCAGCAGCACAGCGAAAACCCGTCGTGTGCCTCGTGCCACAAACGCATGGACCCGCTCGGGTTCGGCTTCGAAAACTTCGACGCCATTGGCCGCTGGCGTGATCAGGACGGCGGGGCCACCATCGACGCCTCGGGCACCTTGCCCGGAGGCGATTCCTTCGAGGGTCCGGCCGACCTGAAGGCCCTACTCACGTCCCGGAGCGACGAGTTCGCCCGAACCCTGACCGAAAATCTCATGACTTACGCACTCGGGCGCGGGCTCGAGTACTTCGATCGATGCGCCGTTGACCGCATCCTGGCCGACCTGGACCGGCACGACTTCCGGTTTGGTCGCCTGGTCGTGGACATCGTCACGAGCGACGCCTTCCGCATGCGGAAGACCGAAGGAGGCGAATAAGTACCATGTTTTCCCTCGCTCGACGGACCGCCCTGAAGGGCCTCGGAACCGCGATGGCCTTGCCCTGGCTTGAAGCGATGGCCCCGGCCGCCGGTCTCGCCCCCCGTCCCGGAGGCAAGGTTGCCCCGACCCGCATGGCGTTCCTTTACGTCCCCAACGGCGCTCACATGCAAGAGTGGACCCCCGAGCAGCTTGGGACCGACTTCACCTTGCCTCGCATCCTCGAACCCTTGAATCCTTACAAGCAGGATTTGCTCGTTGTGAGCGGATTGGCCCAGGACATGGCCCGCGCCCACGGCAACGGTGGCGGCGACCACGCCCGCTCGATGGCCTGCTTCTTGACCGGCGTCCACCCAGTCAAGACCAACGGCGCCGACATCCGCGCCGGCGTCTCGGTCGATCAGGTGGCTGCCGCGGCGATGGGCTACCACACCCGCTTGCCGTCCCTCGAACTGGGCATCGACCCCAGCGCCCAGTCCGGCAACTGCGATTCCGGCTACAGTTGTGCCTATTCGTCGAACATCTCCTGGCGGACCCCCACCCAGCCGGTTCCGAAGGAGATCAATCCCCGCCTGGTCTTCGAGCGACTCTTCGGCAACGACGACGCCGAACAGCTCAGCGAGCGTCGTCGCCGCTACAACAAGAGCGTCCTCGACCTCGTGGCTGACGATGCGAAGCAGCTCCACAACCGGCTCGGCGTCAACGACCGTCGCAAGGTGGACGAGTACCTCGGCTCCGTCCGGGAAATCGAGCGTCGCCTCGTCGCCGCCGAACAAAAGCGGATCGAGGAGGTCGAGCGTCCCGACGACATCGTCAAGCCCGAAGGCGTGCCGAAGGACAACCAGGACCACATTCGATTGATCCTCGATATGCTCGTCCTCGCCTTCCAGACCGACTCGACCCGGATCGCCACGATGGTCTTCGCCAACGAGGGCAGCAACAAGTCGTACAACTGGATCAACGTTCCCGACGGGCACCACTACCTCTCGCACCACCAGGGGGACGCGGAGAAGCAGGACAAGATTGCCCGGATCAACCTCTTCCACGTCGAGCAGCTTGCCTACTTCCTCGGCCGGCTCAAGGCGATTCCGGAAGGGGATGGCACCTTGCTCGATCACTCGATGATCCTTTACGGTTCCGGCATTGGCGACGGTAACCGCCACAACCACAACGAACTCCCCCTCGTCCTCGCCGGGGGCGGCTGCGGCACGATCACCACCGGCCGTCACATCCGCTACGACGAAAATACCCCGCTCAACAACCTCTATCTCTCGATGCTCGACCGCATGGACACTCCTATCGACGAGCTGGGCGACAGTACCGGGCGGCTCGATCAGCTCGACGGCTGACCCTCAGTTCCCTCTTCGAACCCGGCAAACGCAAACAGCCGACCCCGGATTCAACTCCGAGGCCGGCTGTTCTTGGTTTCGCATGCGAGATCAGCACGGAGCCGATGAACAGGCCCGACTGACTTGGCCCGCTCAGGTGTTCGGCTTTTTCTGAGCCGCGGCCAGCGGGCGAAGGACTGCGAGCATTGTGTTCAGATGGGCCAACCTCGGGCCGAAGCGATCGACGAAATCGGAAAGGGCAAAGTCGCCATCCACCAGATTGTCGTGATATTCCGCGACGTAGTCGGTCAGATCGCGGATCAACGTCGAGTGAACCTGTTCGAGCTTCCCGAGCGATTCCTTGCAGGTGTCAAGCACGTCACCGTGGCTTGTTTGCCATCGTTCCAGGTCAGCCATCTGGCGAGCACGCTGTTCCCGGGCAACCTGGGTCGTTTCTCGGATCATCTCAAGCTGTTGACGCTGGTTTTCGAGCATCTGGCGCTGAAGCTCGATGGTCTGCGATTGCAGATTGACCATCAAATTCAGCAACGCCACCGGATCGTTACTAGCCGGAAGGCCAGGCGCCTGGCCGGTCGGGGTGATATCCATCCGATACGTCCACGGTGGCGAATTCTGGTTATTGCTCGAAGACACCCCAACCTCCTCAATCGGCGTTTGGATCGCGATCGATTTCGTCCACGGGATGATCAGTCATCGGCGTTCCGGCCGTCGGTCGTTCATCCGGAGTCGTTCCTCCGAGAAGTATACGAGCGAGGGCCAACTCGGGACAGGTCAACCCTTGGAATCAACACCAGGGTCACGACCGGCCCAAAGTTCGTATCCCACCGCGATGATCAACCAAGGGCCCCGAGTGCTTCGAACGAATCCGCCAGGGCATCGACGATATCCCCGGCGATCAGGCCGACCTCACCACTATGCGATCGTGCGATATCGCCGGCCAGTCCGTGAGCATGAACGCCAAGCACAGCGGCATCGAAGGGCGCGAGCCCTTGGCCGATCAAGGCGGCGATCACGCCAGTCAAAACGTCCCCCGAGCCTCCGGTCGCCATTCCGGGATTTCCAGTCTGATTGACAAACACGCGTCGGCCGTCAGTCACGATCGTCCCGTGACCTTTCAAGACCACCACCAGATGCTTAACCCCCGCGGCGAAGGCCACGGCCTTCCCCTCACGGTCGGCCTGGACCTCGGCCACGGTCGAGCCGATCATCCGGGCAAACTCTCCAGGATGGGGCGTCACGACGATCGGTCGAGCCACGGACCGGAGTAGTTCCGGCGTCTCCACCAGAGCGTTCAGTGCGTCGGCATCGATGACTGCGGGAGTCTGTCCTTCCTCGGCAATCCATCGGACCATCGCGTCCAGCCCTCGCGATCGTCCCAAGCCGGGACCGATCGCCAGCACGTCGGCCGGGTCGATCAGGCGCCCGAGTGTGGGAGCGGCGGCAGGGAAATCGATCAAGCCCTCGCTGTCCTGTGGCAGCGGATAGGTCATGTAGCTTGGCTCAAACGTGGCAACAACGGGCTGCACTTCCGCAGGCGAGGCCACCCGGACCAGCCCCGCTCCCGATCGCAGAGCCGCGGCCCCCACCAATCCGGCCGCTCCCGCCATCCCTCGCCCGCCCGCAACCACCAGCACATGACCGAATTGCCCCTTGTGGGCGTCGCTCGATCGCTTGGGAAGGCTCGGGACGGCGGTGATTCGTTCCACGTCAACGCTCATGCGCGAGCTCTCCGATCCTCGTTCGGCAATTCCGCGGCCGATCCTTCATCCTTCGGGCTGATCCCTTCGTTCGGCGATCGCCCGAGGCGGGCTAGGGCCGCGCGCCGGGCGATCAGGGCGGCCACGTGACCGCCGTTGAAACCGGCGTCGATGTTCACCGTCACCACGTTGGAAGAGCAACTATTGAGCATCCCCAGCAACGACGCCAGGCCACCAAAGTGGGCCCCATAGCCGACGCTCGTCGGAACCCCGATGATCGGACAGTCCGTCAAACCTCCCAGGACACTCGGCAAGGCCGCTTCCATGCCGGCGACGGCAACCAGTACATCGGCCCCTTGCAACTCGTCGAGCCGGCCGAGCAGCCGGTGGATCCCCGCCACACCAACATCCGAAATCAAGGCGACATCGCAGTTCCAGGCTTCCGCCGTCACCTTCGCTTCCTCAGCGACGGGCAAGTCGCTCGTCCCCCCGGTCACAATTCGGACAACGCCCAGCCGTTCCGGCTCAGAACCGTTCTGGCGGACCCGGAAGGTGCGACCGATGGCGTTGTGTTCCCCCTCGGGGAAGGCCTGCTTCAGGTGCTCCGCGGCGTCCGGAGCAACCCTCGTGACCAGGCAACCTTCTCCCTGTCGGATCATGACCCGGAGAATCCCCTCAATATGCTCGGCCGTCTTGTTCTGGCCGAAGACCACCTCCGGAAATCCGCATCTGAGGCGGCGATGGTGGTCAATCGTGGCGTATTCACCCACTTTTTCGAACGGCGAAGGCCACCGAATCTTGCGCTCGGCCTCTTCGGGAGAGACGGTCCCCGATCGGACCGCGTCGAGCAGGTTTTTCAGGTCGTGCGCGTCCATCACTCTCGTCGCCTTTGGCCCGTGACGGTCCAACGGCCCGGGGCTGCAAGGAGCCGGGGTGCCGGGACCGCTCGTGTCTTCGGTTCCGTTGTATCCGGACGGTCGGTCTGCTGGCAACCAACCGTCGACCGGAGGGGGGTGGCCGCGCCGGCGGCTGTCCGGACATGATAAGATACACAATCACGAACAAGGTTCGACGATCTTTCCCGTCTCAATCACAATCATCGTTTGCTGACATCGTTCGCCCATCCGTCGTTCCGGCCCGAACGGAGGCACCGGATGACCCCGGAGCACCGCGAAGACGCCCAGCGCGTCGATTCCCTCCCCTCGTCCCCGGCAACCGCCCCGATCGTTTCCACCGATTCCGGAAACGCGTCGTCCCCGGCTCGTTCCGGAAACACCACGGTCACGACATCGCGCGCAACGCGATTACGGCGATCGATCACCCCCCTCGTGCGATTGAAGGGGCGTCGGACCATTCTCGACACTCCCGAGGAAGAGGCCGAACGCAAGCCGTTACTTGAAACCTTGCTGGTCGGCTGGACCGGATCAGTGATTGTCCATGCGGCTCTGGTCGCCTTGCTCCTCTT is a window from the Tautonia rosea genome containing:
- a CDS encoding PVC-type heme-binding CxxCH protein → MRATAVIWSVMALATLASPLVPIPQAIAEAEAPERLSLEKGDRIIMIGNTLAERMQYFGHWETLLHSRFPELELVVRNLGWSADELTLRPRSQDFQDHGHTLHDHEPDVVIAAFGFNESFAGPEGLDGFRRDLEAFIDETTSTAYNGEAPPTLVLLSPIAHEDLDTRTLPDGSTNNENLALYTEAMADIAQAKGVLFIDLFHPTHEQFEADDEPWTFNGVHLTDDGYRKLAPILDESLFGPRPGPDSIAADLDALRAEVLEKNKQFFYDHRAVNGFYIYGGRKEPFGVVNFPAEFAKLRKMIAVRDGRIWQVARGNYVSDTIDDSGTGEFVEIESNVQGPIKITSPEEALESFTLPEGFEINLFASEQDFPDLKNPCQFAFDAKGRLWVTTMESYPMYLPGTPVDDKVLILEDTDGDGKADKQTIFARGLHVPTGIELGDGGAYVAQQPNLVFIKDTDGDDIADDYSFRLHGFDSADSHHSISAFTWGPDGALYFQEGTFHHSQIETPHGPTRVKNAGVFRYEPLTEKLDIFVSYPFANPWGHYFDRWGQNFVADASGGANYYGTAFSGDVDYPRKHPRLNEFLVKQWRPTSGCELVSSRNFPDEMQGNYLINNCIGFHGVLNYAMREEDSGFAADPAEPLLRSSDTNFRPVDLEFGPDGALYLVDWFNPLIGHMQHSIRDPNRDAIHGRIWRIHYTGKPLVEPAKIAGEPIPALLDLLKEYEDRTRYRARIELRTRDTDEVLSALKDWVANLDQNDPEYWRHMLEALWVHQQHDVVDQDFLRTLLTCPEPKTRAAATRVLGYWRDRLDDPLGLLQQQVNDDHPRVRLEAVRALSFFKGEDALLAQEIALESLLHPQDYYLEYTLNETNATLSERILKLTSEE
- a CDS encoding c-type cytochrome — its product is MMPTLSSLPRRSTCLRLSMLVVPMLLAGLPVAVRAQEQESAMVRMLRSGRVPDDRQGTLITLIGRQGSPTDLGFLLELATDPDLASDANRRLAIEALTQAARNRSVFPEGDRTRIAALIQGDAALDDDEARLSAIQLAGAWKVEEASETLAVIAANSDDPRALREASLIALAEIGGPASCKAIESLASPEQPLSVRVPAIAALVSLDVDAAAGRAVAALAEGIGDLDDVAPLMSAFLDRQVGPERLAAEIRTQRLAADPAKVALRYLYSVGRTDAPLVSALSDAAGINADPEPLSDAEMQAMIADVRTHGDPERGERIFRREDVNCTKCHAISGAGGNVGPDLSAIGASSPPDYLIRSIIYPEEAVKEEYGVKTVLTIDGQIFQGVIKESSAERLVLREATGVDRVIPVDDIEDEKAGGSIMPAGLVNFLTRDEFVDLVAFLDQLGKPGPYAIRATPSIQRWGVLPWPDSGSELDPDTAASANVAELPPSVAQVDPADWRPAYGMTGGTLPLDEVTRMVDAPVLALRGEVDVTRSGSITFSIDSAEGLSLWLDGQPIDAADTVSADLDPGRHALVIRVNTEERAADGIKVELARSADSRADFTVVGGP
- a CDS encoding fused DSP-PTPase phosphatase/NAD kinase-like protein codes for the protein MSGRKRRVVAILVAAILCALAIDHRHELFEKRVRVIAPGQLVRGAWQRPWPLRRLIDRERVRTIVTLTAINTHDPKYVMQRKVVDQSGVDWIIVPMRGSTATIDQLAETADLLADPARQPVFFHCVAGHHRTNLALAAYRIRHDGWSAEQAWSELLQFPWTRAEADADDLRLIEAFAAVHRGRGKELQHAPEADLADDLPKPGGSGIVARDPHRLAMDDGQRRHR
- a CDS encoding fused DSP-PTPase phosphatase/NAD kinase-like protein gives rise to the protein MPRKRILRTISRSLAVLVSLLVILIAWRWTTGNVGTVEPGSIYRSAQLDADSLSRLIRSKGIRTVLNLRGPNPASSWYPPEREATIKAGATLIDVPMSSDYWLTPEQANELISLFDSAERPLLVHCQFGSERTGLVSSIATLLRPGSTLSEARKQFSLYYLFLPLEDGVVMQGHLRQYEQWLEAEGRSHNSETFRKWFARSYQPGTPNRSLWPYNPYPLRVVTRPEDAAARY
- a CDS encoding acyl-CoA thioesterase, whose translation is MPESHEIEIRVRYAETDRMGLLHHANYLVYFEMGRTELLRSRGVSYRDVEDSGFLLVLVDLGCKYKRPARYDDLLILRTSVERVTHVKIIHRYELRRDSELLAEGHSTLACIDRSGRPQPLPALLRGGEQGDPY